The Fibrobacter sp. DNA segment CGACGACATCAAGGCCAAGAAGGACAACGGCACCAAGGAAGAAATCAAGGCCGCTATGGACAAGCTCCAGGGCATGATCAGCTCCATGGCTCAGGCTGCCGGTGCAAACCAGGCTCAGCCGGGTCCGCAGCCGGGTGCTTCCGAACAGCCGAAGAACGACAAGAAGGGTGACGGCCCGGAAGTCGTCGACGCTGAAGTCGTTGACTAATTAGGCTACGGCGGGTAATCGGTGTGTCGCCGGTTATCGGCCGCATACAGAAAGGATTGGCTCTCTTTTAGGGAGCAATCCTTTTTGCGTAAAAAGAGAATACAGTTTTTTGATTAAGAATCGCGACGAAGTGAGCGAAGTATGGCAGAGAAAAGAGATTATTACGAAGTTCTAGGTGTCGGTAAGGACGCAAGTGCTGACGAGATCAAGCACGCGTACAAGAAGCTTGCCATCAAGTACCACCCGGACAAGAACCCGGGCGACAAGGAAGCCGAAGAAAAGTTCAAGGAGGCGGCCGAGGCCTACGACGTGCTCAGCAACCCCGAGAAGCGCAAGAACTACGACCAGTTCGGTTTCAACGCCCCGGGCGGTGGCTTTGGCGGCGGAGGATTCGGCGGACAGGGCTTCAGCTTCGAAGATATCTTCTCGCAGTTCGGCGACATTTTCGGCGGCGGGTTCGGCTTTGGCGGCGGTGGCCGCAGAGGCGGCGGTCGCAAAGCGGGACCTCCGCGCGGTAACGACTTGCAGATCAAGGTGGCGCTCAGCTACAAGGAAATCTTCGAGGGTTGCACCAAGAAGGTGCGCCTGAAACGCTATACTCCCTGTACGGAATGTAACGGCAAGGGCGGCACGAACATCAAGACTTGCGATACCTGTAAGGGTACGGGTCGAGTGCGCCGCGTGTCTGGCGGTTTCTTCCAGATGGTTTCCGAGAGTGCCTGCCCCACCTGT contains these protein-coding regions:
- the dnaJ gene encoding molecular chaperone DnaJ codes for the protein MAEKRDYYEVLGVGKDASADEIKHAYKKLAIKYHPDKNPGDKEAEEKFKEAAEAYDVLSNPEKRKNYDQFGFNAPGGGFGGGGFGGQGFSFEDIFSQFGDIFGGGFGFGGGGRRGGGRKAGPPRGNDLQIKVALSYKEIFEGCTKKVRLKRYTPCTECNGKGGTNIKTCDTCKGTGRVRRVSGGFFQMVSESACPTCNGMGEVISNPCSHCRGEGRVQETEEISIKIPAGVAEGQYLNLRGEGNCGPRGGACGDLLAVIAEKPDDFYTREGDDLHCEIKVPVHKLVLGGTQRIPTLDGGEVQIKIAAGTQAGSILRLREQGLYPLNKRGDRGSLYVNIGVEIPKDLSREEKELYQKLAELRHDKETAQEESFLEKMKNLFK